TCAGCGGATCGCTCAGCCGCCGCGTGGTGTCTGGGCAATATTGCGCATGCGCCGACAAAAGCTGCGCCAGCGTCCAGAGCGGGCCTTCGGCATATTCCATGCAGGAGGGCCGCGTCGTGTCGAAATCGCAGACCGGGTAGATCAGCAGCTGCGCCGACAGCTTCACCCCGGCATCGCGGCAGATCAGCGTTGCGGCGGCGGCAAGGTTGGCCCCTGCCCCGTCGCCGCCGATCGACAGCCGCTCCGGGTCCAGCCCCAGCGTCCCGGCATGATCGCGCGCCCAGCCGAGCACGGCCGGTATCTGCTCCAGCGCCGCGGGATAGGTCTGTTCGGGCGCCAGCGCGTAATCCACCGAGATCACCAGATGCCCGGACCAGGCGGCGAGCCGCGCGGTGATGTTCCAATGGGTCTCGGGGCTGCCCTGCCGCCAGGCACCGCCGTGCAGGAACACCATCCCCGGCAGCGGCTCGGAGCCCGGGGGGCGGAACAGCCGCACCCGCACGGGCCCGCGGTCCGTGTCAATCCAATGCTCCTCGTCGGTCTCCACCCCCTCGGGGCTCGGCAGCCGCAACGAGCGCGAAACGGATTCGAAATGCAGCCGCCGCGTTGCCGCATCGCCTTCGGTCGGCAGCGTCGCCCAGGTGGCATCCCAGGTCTCGCGGAAGCGGTAGATGTCGGGATGGATGGCCCGCGCCTCGGCGATCGGCTTGGTCGAGGCCTCCTCGACGGACAGCCCCGGCTTCATCACGAAGCGCAGCAGCATGTCGCCGACGTGGCGGCGCAGTTGTTGCTGCCCCTTGGGCTCGAAGAGCGCGGTGCCGAAGAGGCTGGAGAAGGTCGCGCGGTTGGCAACGTTGAAGATCGCCAGTGCCGAGATGTGCCAATGCAGCTCGATCGCGGTGAGCCCGCGGCGGAACAGCCCCTCGGCGCAGCCGCGCTGGTAGATCTCGTCGAGCAGCCGGATCGCCGAGATGTTCTGGCCCGACAGGTCGCCCGCCTTCTTCATGTGGCGCGCCTTGTGCATGTTCTCGACCATCACCAGCCGCACGAAATCCTCGTGCGAGGCATGATGGTCGAAGGTGAATTCCGCCAGCCGCCGCAGCGCCTCGACCGGGTGCAGGCTGGCCAGCTCCAGCTCGTCCTCGGCCGCCCGCATCTGCGCATAGGCATCCTCGAGCACCGCGCGGTAGAGCCCTTCCTTGTCGCCGAAGTAATAATAGATCATCCGCTTGGAGGTCTCGGTGCCCGCCGCGATCTCGTCGATCTTCGCCCCGGTCAGCCCATGCGCCACGAAGGCCTTGCGGGCCACCTCGAGGATGTTCGCCCGCACCGCTTCGGGATTCTGCTTCCAGTGGCGACGTGCCGCCCCAGTGTCGTCGGATGCCGGACCGGAATTCGTCACGATGCTCTCCTCCATGTAATCACTCCGCTCGAAAACTTCGGGAGCCGCGCCCGCCTCTCGACCGCTCCGGCGCCGCGCCCCGAGACAATCCTCGAGACATGCAAATGCCGATGCGTGTGACGCCGCCCCGTACCCGCGCCGCAAGGCGCCAAAAAAATTTGTTCAATTAAACAGATCGTTCAAAATCATCACGGCCTTCGGACGGGGGCCGATGACCGAAACCGGCACGACCCCTGCCCTATGTCCAATGACACGTCCCACGGTATAGTGATTTGCGAGCCACGTCACGACCCGAGGTGGCCCTGCCGTGTCAAAGGAACTCCGGCGAACATTGTTGCACCGCCGGACCGTCGGGATTCGTCCAACACCGCCCGAGACTTGGGCGCCACGCGTCGGGATAGGCCAAAATGCGGCGCCCTTGCGCTCCCGAACCGGCCCCCCTGCCCTATTGGACCGGGCGCCGTTCATCCTCGAGCGCCGCCTTGCCGGACAGCGCCCAGCGAGTCAGCGGCCACGAGAGCCCGATCAACACCAGCCCGGCGATCGCGCTGCCGAAGAAGAGCTGGTTGAACAGGCCGGGCAGCGCCGAGGGGCTCTCGGTGTCCATGCCCGCCGCGAGCAGCCCCGCGAGCAGGTTGCCGAGCGAGGCGGCGAGGAACCAAAAGCCCATCATCTGGCTGACGAACCGCTCGGGTGCGAGCCGCGAGAAGGTCGATAGCCCCACCGGGCTCAGCAGCAACTCGGCGCAGGTGTGGATGAAGAACGTGCCGACGAGGAACAGCGCCGAGACCTTGGCCCCGGTCATCGCGATCTGCGCCGCCGGCACGAGGATCCAAAAGCCCAGCCCCACCAGCACCAGCGCCAGCCCGAACTTGACGAAGACCGAGATCTCCCAGCCCCGGTCCTGCGCCCGGGTCCAGAACCAGGCAAACAGCGGCGTCAGCAGGATGATGAACGCAGGGTTGAGGTTCTGGAACCACGAGGCGGGCACCTCGAAGCCCAGAAGGTCGCGGCGGGTCAGCTCTGCGGCGAAGATCGACAACGACGAGCCGGCCTGCTCGAAGCGCGACCAGAAGACCGCCGCGGCGACGAAGAGCACGGCGAGCACGATCATCCGCTTCTTTTCGTCCTTCGACAGGTCCCCGGCGATGTAGATGTTGAGAAAGAAGCCCACCGCCACCGTCACGATCAGCACGCCGGTCGCCTGCGCCACCCCCGCCGCGCTGGTCACCTCGATCACCCCGGTGCCAATGAGCAG
This genomic window from Alloyangia pacifica contains:
- a CDS encoding alpha/beta hydrolase fold domain-containing protein produces the protein MEESIVTNSGPASDDTGAARRHWKQNPEAVRANILEVARKAFVAHGLTGAKIDEIAAGTETSKRMIYYYFGDKEGLYRAVLEDAYAQMRAAEDELELASLHPVEALRRLAEFTFDHHASHEDFVRLVMVENMHKARHMKKAGDLSGQNISAIRLLDEIYQRGCAEGLFRRGLTAIELHWHISALAIFNVANRATFSSLFGTALFEPKGQQQLRRHVGDMLLRFVMKPGLSVEEASTKPIAEARAIHPDIYRFRETWDATWATLPTEGDAATRRLHFESVSRSLRLPSPEGVETDEEHWIDTDRGPVRVRLFRPPGSEPLPGMVFLHGGAWRQGSPETHWNITARLAAWSGHLVISVDYALAPEQTYPAALEQIPAVLGWARDHAGTLGLDPERLSIGGDGAGANLAAAATLICRDAGVKLSAQLLIYPVCDFDTTRPSCMEYAEGPLWTLAQLLSAHAQYCPDTTRRLSDPLISPLLARDHAGLPQAYLALAEHDPLRDSGIAYAEALRSAGVAVEVDSGKGLVRDYLHAIGFGSAAEDRLREMSAWMKAVAG
- a CDS encoding peptide MFS transporter, translated to MSRLSRYPAGLPALFLVEMWERFSFYGMRAILVLYLVDAVETGGMGLDTAEAVAIYGIYTAAVYILALPGGWVADRFWGARKAVAAGGVVIIVGHILLAISGATAWVFLAGLSCIALGTGLLKPNISTMVGELYPKEDVGGRDAGFSFFYMGINVGAILGGFVAGYLGEVWGWHWGFGAAAVAMAIGLLNFLYAGRRSLRGKGERPPPKVVDAATHRRDRRVSLGITGAVVVILALLIGTGVIEVTSAAGVAQATGVLIVTVAVGFFLNIYIAGDLSKDEKKRMIVLAVLFVAAAVFWSRFEQAGSSLSIFAAELTRRDLLGFEVPASWFQNLNPAFIILLTPLFAWFWTRAQDRGWEISVFVKFGLALVLVGLGFWILVPAAQIAMTGAKVSALFLVGTFFIHTCAELLLSPVGLSTFSRLAPERFVSQMMGFWFLAASLGNLLAGLLAAGMDTESPSALPGLFNQLFFGSAIAGLVLIGLSWPLTRWALSGKAALEDERRPVQ